One genomic segment of Centroberyx gerrardi isolate f3 chromosome 4, fCenGer3.hap1.cur.20231027, whole genome shotgun sequence includes these proteins:
- the sh3gl3b gene encoding endophilin-A3b, with protein MSVSGMKKQLHKASQLLNERLMGAEGTKLDEDFLKMEKSVDVIQTLLIELLSRTTEFLQPNPAYRAKLSMLNTVSRIRGQGKSTFYPQTEGMLGDCMLHYGQELGAASGFGGALADMGSALQQVSQARDTLDVSVKRTFIDPMQELHNSELKEIRHQLKKLQGRRLDFDYKKRRRGKVPEQEVQQAWDKFTTSKQLAERSMFTLLENDVDQVSRLFALIAAVLDYHRHAYHILLGLHGNLQARLTAASNRPDRWFRPRPRTIRTGTVKNAETGFYHQLSITSARSSGEQFTVLPSRPDSPVVRNADSDLVLDQPCCRAIYSFHPQNEGELGFDEGDVIILTNQIDANWYEGTLGSQSGFLPISYVDVLVPLPLP; from the exons ATGTCTGTCTCCGGGATGAAGAAGCAGCTGCACAAGGCCAGCCAG CTGCTGAATGAGAGGCTGATGGGAGCTGAAGGAACCAAGCTGGATGAAGACTTCCTGAAGATGGAGAAG agtgtTGATGTGATCCAGACTCTGCTGATTGAGCTGCTGTCCAGAACCACAGAGTTCCTCCAACCAAACccag cataCAGAGCTAAACTGAGCATGCTCAACACGGTTTCCAGGATTCGTGGACAGGGGAAGTCCACATTCTACCCCCAGACAgagggcatgctgggagattGTATGTTGCACTATGGCCAGGAGCTGGGAGCTGCTTCTGGATTTG GCGGTGCTCTGGCCGATATGGGTTCAGCTCTGCAGCAGGTTTCCCAGGCCAGGGACACTCTGGACGTCAGCGTCAAACGCACCTTCATCGACCCCATGCAGGAGCTCCACAACAGCGAGCTGAAGGAGATCAGG CACCAGCTGAAGAAGCTGCAAGGCCGTCGGCTGGACTTCGACTACAAGAAGAGACGAAGGGGGAAAGTTCCGGAGCAGGAAGTCCAACAGGCCTGGGACAAGTTCACCACCTCCAAGCAGCTGGCAGAGCGGAGCATGTTCACCCTGCTGGAGAACGAC GTAGATCAGGTGAGTCGTCTGTTCGCTCTGATCGCCGCAGTGCTGGACTACCACCGCCACGCCTACCACATCCTGCTGGGTCTCCATGGCAACCTGCAGGCCAG GCTGACTGCTGCCAGTAACAGACCAGACCGCTGGTTCCGGCCTCGGCCCAGAACGATCCGAACCGGGACGGTAAAGAACGCCGAAACTGGATTTTACcaccagctgtcaatcacatcTGCCAGATCCTCAG gagAGCAGTTCACAGTGTTACCCTCCAGACCGGACAGTCCCGTCGTCCGCAACG CTGACAGTGACTTAGTCCTGGATCAGCCCTGTTGCCGGGCGATCTACTCCTTCCATCCGCAAAATGAGGGTGAGCTGGGCTTTGACGAGGGTGACGTCATcatcctgaccaatcagatcgaCGCCAACTGGTACGAGGGCACGCTCGGCAGCCAATCGGGGTTCCTCCCCATCAGCTACGTGGACGTCCTTGTGCCTCTGCCGTTACCGTGA
- the lyrm5b gene encoding LYR motif-containing protein 5B: protein MANPLRAEVVRLYKNLLHLGREYPKGGDYFRDRLRAAFTKNKSVQDPQQIKEMIARGEYVMKELEALYYLKKYRAMKKRYYEE, encoded by the exons ATGGCAAATCCCTTAAGGGCTGAAGTGGTCAGGctatataaaaat ctcCTACACCTGGGACGGGAGTATCCCAAAGGTGGAGACTATTTCCGAGATCGTCTTCGAGCCGCTTTCACCAAGAACAAGTCGGTGCAGGACCCGCAGCAGATCAAGGAGATGATCGCACGGGGGGAGTATGTGATGAAGGAGCTGGAGGCGCTCTACTACCTGAAGAAGTACAGAGCCATGAAGAAACGCTACTATGAGGAATGA
- the nedd1 gene encoding protein NEDD1 isoform X2: protein MEEVTRLVSSGDCVKIWDAVSMAPLEQFNPHSTSHPVAQACWSSNNQYLVSASSVGDKLVVSSLKSTPVPVVELAEGKKQTRVSLSSSSQYLVSGGLDHCVHIWDLKTKRLHRSLKDHKEEVTCVSFNANDSYIASGSTSGDLVLHSLTTNLSSKAFGHGSNQPIHDLRLSMLKRSLLGSVSDSGTVVLWDSNTQKELHVFEGAHKAPGSGLAFSPASELLLVSVGLDKKIICYDTASRIILRTIRVDCPLTSVDFSLEGTGLVVGSTQGKIYHYDLRNSSAPTRVTVAHKTSVTCLRFQSSTSRHSKSSKLSSTKVPSSKRASTKLSSSQTGPAPGTGPAPGTGPALQRQTSGTGGAAVEVLSREAEGQQGAEQLPVLDKFSSVGRNSLDFFSPAREDSRTQGMMGDPPAGRAHVTSVEMLSRDGEGQQVIGRASLDVFSPVRDDSYSGAPPHRKTPLGTPLGTSGARCYSPLSVFQTPPPIKEEEPIPSAAAEPCDSRKFDKASGSSLEGESQTTPTTSQQTNHSQPALSLFTPEPSLRRANGIQAQLSYDTPVHGAPPTSTAGPALAAAVSSSLSQNIVEVVGQGGAAPLTSLQIHFIQNMIHETLEDFRDACHRDIVNLQVEMVRQFYIQLNEIHGLIEKYSVNESLVEEIEKLREENRKLKTNY, encoded by the exons ATGGAGGAGGTGACCCGCCTGGTGTCCTCAGGAGACTGTGTGAAGATCTGGGATGCGGTTTCCATGGCGCCGCTGGAGCAGTTCAACCCTCACAGCACCAGCCACCCTGTCGCCCAGGCCTGCTGGAGCTCCAACA ACCAGTACCTGGTCAGCGCCAGCAGCGTCGGAGATAAACTGGTGGTTTCCAGTCTCAAGTCGACTCCTGTCCCAGTGGTAGAACTGGCCGAGGGG AAAAAGCAGACTCGGGTGTCTCTGAGTTCATCGTCTCAGTATCTGGTGAGTGGAGGTCTGGATCACTGTGTTCACATCTGGGACCTGAAGACCAAGAGACTGCACCGCTCTCTCAAG GACCATAAGGAGGAAGTGACATGTGTGTCCTTTAATGCCAATGACAGCTACATAGCATCAGGTTCTACCAGTGGAGATCTGGTTCTCCACAGTCTGACCACCAACCTGTCCAGCAAGGCCTTCGGTCACGGCAGCAACCAG CCCATCCATGACCTGAGGCTGTCCATGCTGAAGCGCTCCCTGCTGGGCAGCGTGTCCGACAGCGGCACCGTGGTCCTGTGGGACTCCAACACCCAGAAGGAGCTGCATGTGTTCGAGGGGGCCCACAAGGCCCCGGGCTCCGGCCTGGCCTTCTCCCCTGCCAGCGAACTGCTGCTGGTCAGCGTCGGTCTGGACAAGAAGATCATCTGCTACGACACCGCCAGCAGGAT cATCCTGCGGACCATCCGGGTGGACTGCCCTCTGACCTCGGTGGACTTCAGTCTGGAAGGGACCGGTCTGGTGGTTGGATCCACCCAGGGGAAGATCTACCACTACGACCTGAGGAACTCCAGCGCCCCCACCAGGGTCACCGTGGCACACAAAACCTCCGTCACCTGCCTGCGCTTCCAGAGCAGCACCAGCAGACACAGCAAG tcTAGTAAACTGAGCTCCACCAAGGTTCCCAGCAGTAAGAGAGCCTCCACCAAGCTGTCCAGCAGCCAGACAGGCCCCGCCCCCGGCACAGGCCCCGCCCCCGGCACAGGCCCCGCCCTCCAAAGACAGACATCGGGTACAG ggggcgctgctgTGGAGGTGCTGAGCAGGGAGGCTGAaggccagcagggggcggagCAGCTTCCTGTTCTGGACAAGTTCAGCAGCGTTGGAAGAAACAGCCTGGACTTCTTCTCTCCTGCCAGAGAAG ACTCTAGGACCCAGGGGATGATGGGAGACCCGCCGGCAGGAAGAGCACACG TGACCAGTGTGGAGATGTTGTCCAGAGACGGGGAGGGTCAGCAGGTCATAGGTCGGGCCAGTCTGGACGTCTTCTCTCCAGTCCGAGACG ACTCTTATTCAGGCGCCCCCCCTCACCGTAAGACGCCCCTGGGAACGCCCCTGGGAACCTCCGGCGCCCGGTGCTACAgccccctgtctgtcttccaGACCCCCCCGCCCATCAAAGAGGAGGAGCCAATCCCCTCCGCAGCAGCCGAACCATGTGACTCCAGAAAg TTCGACAAGGCCAGCGGTTCCAGCCTAGAGGGGGAGAGTCAGACCACGCCCACCACGTCCCaacagaccaatcacagccagCCGGCCCTGTCCCTCTTCACCCCAGAGCCCAGCCTCAGAAGAGCCAATGGCATTCAAGCTCAGCTGAGCTATGACACACCTGTCCACGGAGCCCCGCCCACCAGCACAGCAG GTCCGGCTCTGGCGGCAGCCgtgtcctcctccctctcccagaACATCGTGGAGGTGGTCGGACAGGGAGGAGCGgctcctctcacctccctccaGATCCACTTCATCCAGAACATGATCCATGAAACCCTGGAGGACTTCAG GGACGCCTGTCACCGAGACATCGTCAACCTCCAGGTGGAGATGGTCCGACAGTTTTACATCCAGCTG AATGAGATCCACGGTCTGATAGAGAAATACTCTGTGAATGAGTCTCTGGTGGAGGAGATAGAGAAGCTGAGGGAGGAGAACCGCAAGCTGAAGACCAACTACTGA
- the commd9 gene encoding COMM domain-containing protein 9: MAATVSSEHFSSLQLLLKAPSKDAVREVCVQSHRAPSRRLADSTAAALSIPAAQAAQLVQALHLLSHHILFHNLSSPDQILALFPESFHSSLKNLLTKILLEHCPTWRTEALSNPISLPQLKELDWRVDMVTGSDSVSRMAVPTCLVQIKTEESCAAGSESVSSVTVELSRESLDTILDGLGRIRDQLSVVAGK, translated from the exons atggctgccactgtttCCAGCGAACATTTCTCTTCCTTGCAGCTTCTTCTGAAG GCTCCGTCTAAAGACGcggtgagggaggtgtgtgttcAGAGCCACCGGGCCCCGAGCCGCCGGCTGGCCGACAGCACCGCCGCCGCGCTCAGCATCCCCGCCGCCCAGGCTGCTCAG ctggTCCAGGCGCTCCACCTCCTGTCTCACCACATCCTCTTCCACAACCTCAGCTCTCCAGATCAGATCCTCGCTCTGTTCCCCGAGTCGTTCCACTCCAGCCTGAAGAACCTGCTGACCAAGATCCTGCTGGAGCACTG tccaACATGGAGAACTGAGGCTCTCAGTAACCCAA tctccCTGCCCCAGCTGAAGGAGCTGGACTGGAgagttgacatggtgacaggtTCGGACTCGGTCAGTCGCATGGCTGTTCCCACCTGCCTGGTCCAGATCAAG ACGGAGGAGTCGTGTGCTGCAGGAAGTGAGTCTGTCTCCTCGGTGACGGTGGAGCTGAGCAGAGAGTCTCTGGACACCATACTGGACGGACTGGGACGCATCCGAGACCAGCTGTCTGTGGTGGCTGGGAAATAA
- the nedd1 gene encoding protein NEDD1 isoform X1 has translation MEEVTRLVSSGDCVKIWDAVSMAPLEQFNPHSTSHPVAQACWSSNNQYLVSASSVGDKLVVSSLKSTPVPVVELAEGKKQTRVSLSSSSQYLVSGGLDHCVHIWDLKTKRLHRSLKDHKEEVTCVSFNANDSYIASGSTSGDLVLHSLTTNLSSKAFGHGSNQPIHDLRLSMLKRSLLGSVSDSGTVVLWDSNTQKELHVFEGAHKAPGSGLAFSPASELLLVSVGLDKKIICYDTASRIILRTIRVDCPLTSVDFSLEGTGLVVGSTQGKIYHYDLRNSSAPTRVTVAHKTSVTCLRFQSSTSRHSKSSKLSSTKVPSSKRASTKLSSSQTGPAPGTGPAPGTGPALQRQTSGTAGGAAVEVLSREAEGQQGAEQLPVLDKFSSVGRNSLDFFSPAREDSRTQGMMGDPPAGRAHVTSVEMLSRDGEGQQVIGRASLDVFSPVRDDSYSGAPPHRKTPLGTPLGTSGARCYSPLSVFQTPPPIKEEEPIPSAAAEPCDSRKFDKASGSSLEGESQTTPTTSQQTNHSQPALSLFTPEPSLRRANGIQAQLSYDTPVHGAPPTSTAGPALAAAVSSSLSQNIVEVVGQGGAAPLTSLQIHFIQNMIHETLEDFRDACHRDIVNLQVEMVRQFYIQLNEIHGLIEKYSVNESLVEEIEKLREENRKLKTNY, from the exons ATGGAGGAGGTGACCCGCCTGGTGTCCTCAGGAGACTGTGTGAAGATCTGGGATGCGGTTTCCATGGCGCCGCTGGAGCAGTTCAACCCTCACAGCACCAGCCACCCTGTCGCCCAGGCCTGCTGGAGCTCCAACA ACCAGTACCTGGTCAGCGCCAGCAGCGTCGGAGATAAACTGGTGGTTTCCAGTCTCAAGTCGACTCCTGTCCCAGTGGTAGAACTGGCCGAGGGG AAAAAGCAGACTCGGGTGTCTCTGAGTTCATCGTCTCAGTATCTGGTGAGTGGAGGTCTGGATCACTGTGTTCACATCTGGGACCTGAAGACCAAGAGACTGCACCGCTCTCTCAAG GACCATAAGGAGGAAGTGACATGTGTGTCCTTTAATGCCAATGACAGCTACATAGCATCAGGTTCTACCAGTGGAGATCTGGTTCTCCACAGTCTGACCACCAACCTGTCCAGCAAGGCCTTCGGTCACGGCAGCAACCAG CCCATCCATGACCTGAGGCTGTCCATGCTGAAGCGCTCCCTGCTGGGCAGCGTGTCCGACAGCGGCACCGTGGTCCTGTGGGACTCCAACACCCAGAAGGAGCTGCATGTGTTCGAGGGGGCCCACAAGGCCCCGGGCTCCGGCCTGGCCTTCTCCCCTGCCAGCGAACTGCTGCTGGTCAGCGTCGGTCTGGACAAGAAGATCATCTGCTACGACACCGCCAGCAGGAT cATCCTGCGGACCATCCGGGTGGACTGCCCTCTGACCTCGGTGGACTTCAGTCTGGAAGGGACCGGTCTGGTGGTTGGATCCACCCAGGGGAAGATCTACCACTACGACCTGAGGAACTCCAGCGCCCCCACCAGGGTCACCGTGGCACACAAAACCTCCGTCACCTGCCTGCGCTTCCAGAGCAGCACCAGCAGACACAGCAAG tcTAGTAAACTGAGCTCCACCAAGGTTCCCAGCAGTAAGAGAGCCTCCACCAAGCTGTCCAGCAGCCAGACAGGCCCCGCCCCCGGCACAGGCCCCGCCCCCGGCACAGGCCCCGCCCTCCAAAGACAGACATCGGGTACAG cagggggcgctgctgTGGAGGTGCTGAGCAGGGAGGCTGAaggccagcagggggcggagCAGCTTCCTGTTCTGGACAAGTTCAGCAGCGTTGGAAGAAACAGCCTGGACTTCTTCTCTCCTGCCAGAGAAG ACTCTAGGACCCAGGGGATGATGGGAGACCCGCCGGCAGGAAGAGCACACG TGACCAGTGTGGAGATGTTGTCCAGAGACGGGGAGGGTCAGCAGGTCATAGGTCGGGCCAGTCTGGACGTCTTCTCTCCAGTCCGAGACG ACTCTTATTCAGGCGCCCCCCCTCACCGTAAGACGCCCCTGGGAACGCCCCTGGGAACCTCCGGCGCCCGGTGCTACAgccccctgtctgtcttccaGACCCCCCCGCCCATCAAAGAGGAGGAGCCAATCCCCTCCGCAGCAGCCGAACCATGTGACTCCAGAAAg TTCGACAAGGCCAGCGGTTCCAGCCTAGAGGGGGAGAGTCAGACCACGCCCACCACGTCCCaacagaccaatcacagccagCCGGCCCTGTCCCTCTTCACCCCAGAGCCCAGCCTCAGAAGAGCCAATGGCATTCAAGCTCAGCTGAGCTATGACACACCTGTCCACGGAGCCCCGCCCACCAGCACAGCAG GTCCGGCTCTGGCGGCAGCCgtgtcctcctccctctcccagaACATCGTGGAGGTGGTCGGACAGGGAGGAGCGgctcctctcacctccctccaGATCCACTTCATCCAGAACATGATCCATGAAACCCTGGAGGACTTCAG GGACGCCTGTCACCGAGACATCGTCAACCTCCAGGTGGAGATGGTCCGACAGTTTTACATCCAGCTG AATGAGATCCACGGTCTGATAGAGAAATACTCTGTGAATGAGTCTCTGGTGGAGGAGATAGAGAAGCTGAGGGAGGAGAACCGCAAGCTGAAGACCAACTACTGA
- the LOC139912349 gene encoding serine-threonine kinase receptor-associated protein-like has protein sequence MAMRQTPLTCSGHTRPVVDLAFSGITPYGYFLISACKDGKPMLRQGDTGDWIGTFLGHKGAVWGATLNKDATKAATAAADFTAKVWDAVSGDEVLSLSHKHIVKSVNFSQDSNHLLTGGNDKVLRIYDLSKPDADPQEFAGHGGAVRKALWCNQDQLLLSAAEDRTVRLWDRSSMEVVKSLSFESSVGSMEYVADGHILVITYGKTVAFYNALSLELIQSVEAPASIHSASLHPDKDFFVAGGDDFKLYKYDYSSKEELESYKGHFGPVHCVRFSPDGELYASGSEDGTLRLWQTAVGKTYGLWKCVLPEELISDQPEPSFPNTAEVKA, from the exons ATGGCGATGAGGCAGACCCCGCTGACCTGCTCCGGGCACACACGGCCTGTGGTGGACCTGGCCTTCAGCGGAATAACACCCTATGGATATTTCCTTATTAGTGCTTGTAAAG ATGGGAAGCCCATGTTACGGCAGGGAGACACGGGGGACTGGATAGGAACCTTCCTCGGCCATAAGGGGGCGGTGTGGGGAGCGACGCTGAACAAGGACGCGACCAAGGcagcgacagcagcagcagacttcACAGC tAAAGTATGGGATGCTGTGTCAGGTGATGAGGTTCTCAGCCTCTCTCATAAGCACATCGTCAAGTCGGTGAACTTCAGTCAG GACAGCAACCACCTGCTGACAGGAGGAAACGACAAAGTCCTGCGGATCTATGACCTCAGTAAACCAGACGCTG acCCTCAGGAGTTTGCGGGTCATGGTGGAGCGGTCAGGAAGGCTCTGTGGTGTAACCAGGACCAGCTGCTCCTGTCTGCAGCCGAGGACAGAACCGTCAG ACTGTGGGACAGGAGCAGcatggaggtggtgaagagttTGTCTTTTGAGTCTTCGGTGGGCAGCATGGAGTACGTGGCAGACGGACACATCCTGGTCATCACCTACGGCAAGACCGTCGCCTTCTACAACGCCCTCAG tctggaGTTGATTCAGAGTGTCGAAGCTCCAGCCTCCATCCACTCTGCTTCTCTGCATCCTGACAAGGATTTCTTTGTTGCCGGAGGCGACGACTTCAAGCTCTACAAGTACGACTACAGCAGCAAGGAGGAGCTCG AGTCGTATAAAGGCCACTTCGGGCCGGTCCACTGTGTGCGGTTCAGTCCGGACGGGGAGCTGTACGCCAGCGGCTCGGAGGACGGGACGCTGCGGCTGTGGCAGACGGCGGTGGGAAAAACCTACGGCCTGTGGAAATGTGTCCTGCCAG agGAGCTGATCTCAGACCAGCCGGAGCCCTCCTTCCCCAACACCGCCGAGGTCAAGGCCTGA